The window GACCGTACCGCGACAAGAAGGCCTACGACCTGTTGATTCAAAGCGAGGCCGGCTTTGTTTCCGTCACGGGCACGCCCGAAGAGCCTTGCAAGGCCGGCCCCTCGATCGCGGACATCGCCGCCGGCATGTACGCCTACAGCAGCATCCTGGCGGCGCTGCTGCAGCGCGGCCAGACCGGCAAGGGCCAACGCATCGACATCTCGATGCTGGAATCGCTGGCCGAGTGGACCAGCTACCCGCTCTACTACGCCTTCGAAGGTGCCGCCCCGCCACCGCGCACCGGCGCCAGCCACGCGACGATCTACCCCTACGGACCGTTCCCGGCCGGCGACGGCACGACCGTGATGCTCGGCCTTCAGAACGAGCGCGAATGGGTCAGCTTCTGCGACAAGGTGCTGGAGCAACCCGAGCTCGCGAAGGATCCGCGGTTCACCGCCAACTTCAAGCGCGTGGCAGAGCGAGCCGCGCTGCGTCAGATCATCGTGGACGCGTTCCAGCCGCTGACGGGAGGGCAGGTGGTCGAGCGACTCGAACGGGCCCAGATCGCCAATGCGCAGGTCAACACGATGAAGGAAGTCTGGGCCCATCCGCAGCTCCAAGCACGTGGGCGCTGGACCGAGGTGGGGACGGCCATGGGACCCGTGCCCGCCATGCTGCCCCCGGGCACCTGGAATACCGGCCCCCGCATGGACCCGGTGCCGGCACTCGGCGAGCACACGGACGCGATCCTGGCCGAGCTCGGCTACAGCGCGGCCGAGATCGCCGCGCTGCACACATCCGAAGCCGTTTGAGGTCGCTGTCATGGCCGCCGAACACCTGCCTTTCCCACGCACCTATCTCTTCGTACCCGGCACCCGGCCGGAACGCTTCGACAAAGCGCTGGCCAGCGGCGCCGACACAATAGTCCTGGACCTCGAGGACGCGGTGGCTTCCGACGACAAGGCCACTGCGCGCAGCACCGTCGCGGCTTGGCTGGCGGGCGCAATGCCCGCAGACCTTTCGCGCATCGTGGTGCGTATCAACGACGCCCACTCGTCCTGGTTTGCCGACGACCTTGCGGCATTGGCCGACGTCCGCGGGGTCGGCGTGCTCCTGCCCAAGGCCGAGTCGGCCGGGCAGATCGTCGAGGCCCAGGCAGCGTTGCCCGAGGCGGCCATCCTCGCGCTGATCGAAAGCGCGCGTGGTGTGGCGGAAGTCAACCGCATCGCGGCCGCCGGGGCTCGGCGCCTGGTGTTCGGCACGCTCGATTTCGCACTCGACCTCGACATGGACATTTCGACGGACGCCTCGGGGCTGGACTATGCAGCCAGCCGCATCGCGATCGCCTCGCGCGTGGCGGGGCTGCCGGCTCCGGTGGCGGGCGTGACGCCGCAACTCGAGGACGAGGCCCGCCTGCTGTCGGATCTTGCCGATGCGCGCAGGCTGGGCTACGGCGCCAAGCTTTGCATCCACCCACGCCAGGTACAGCCCATCCACGCGGCGCTGCGTCCGGCAGCCGAGGCGCTGGAGTGGGCCCGGCGCGTCCTGGCGGCCGATGCCGCATCCCCGGGCGCCGCCCGGCTCGACGGACGCATGGTCGACCGTCCGGTCGTGCTACAGGCGCAACGCACGCTGGCCCTGGCCCGCAACTGACCCCATTCACAACCTTCGCAGAAAGAGACAAGCACCATGGCCTCCACCATCATCGACTCGCGCATCTTCGGCGACATGTTCAGCGACGCACGCATGCGAGACGTCTGGTCCGACGAAAACCGCACCGCGAAGTACCTCGACATCGAGCGCGCGCTCGCGAAAGTCCAGGGCGAGCTCGGCATCATTCCGAAGGAAGCGGCGGACGAGATCGTCCGGAACTGCAATCTGTCGCAGATCGACTGGGCCCGGCTGAAGGCCAAGACCGAGCAGATCGGCTACCCGATCATCGCCGTCGTCAACCAGATCAACGCGAACTGCCGCGACAAGCTCGGCGAGTACTGCCACTGGGGCGCCACGACGCAGGACATCACGGACACGGCCGCCGTGCTGCAGATGCGCGAGGGCCTGGCGTTGGTGGAGCAGGATCTGGACGAGATCGGAGATGCGCTGGCTGCCCTGGCGACGAAGTACCGCGACACGCCTGTCATCGGCCGCTCCAACCTGCAGCAGGCCACGCCGATCACCTTCGGCTACAAGATGGCGAGCATCCTCGCAGGCATCGACCGGCACCGCCAGCGCCTGCAGCAACTCAAGCCCCGTGTCCTGATGGGCGAGTTCGGAGGTGCGTCGGGCACCTTGTCATCTCTGGAGAAGGGCGCCATGGAGACCCAGGCCGGCCTGATGAAGGAACTGGGACTGGCCCAGCCGCTGATCTCGTGGCACACGGTGCGCGACACGATCGCGGAGGTCGGCGCCTTCCTCGGCCTTGTCGGAGGCTCTCTCGGAAAGATCGCGATGGACGTCAAGCTGATGATGCAGACCGAAGTCGCGGAGGTCTACGAGCCCTTCGCGCCGGGCCGGGGCTCCTCGTCGACCATGCCGCAGAAGCGCAACCCGATCTCCTGCCTCTACATCCACGCCAACATCTCCGTGGCGCGCCAGCATGCGGCCGCACTGATGGATGCCATGGTTGCCGACCACGAGCGCTCGACCGGGCCCTGGGAGATCGAGTGGGTATCGCTCCCGGAAATCTTCTGCCTCATGTCAGGCGCCTTGAAGCAGACCCGGTTCATCCTCAAGGGGCTCGAAGTGGACGCCACTCGCATGCGCACCAACATCGACATCACCAACGGCCTCGTGATGTCCGAGGCCGTGATGATGGGCCTGGGTCCCTACATCGGCCGCGAGTACGCCCACGACCTGGTGTATGACCTGTGTCGGCAGGCGCTCGCGGAGAACCGGCCCTTGATCGAGATCCTGGCGGCCCACCCGGAGATCAGGAAGCACGTCACACGAGCCCAGCTCGATGCGATGTGCGACCCCGCCAACCATCTCGGCCAGGCCGGCGTCATGGTCGATCGCGTGCTGGCGGCACGGCGCTAGTCCACCCCTGCGTTTCACCTCGGCCGGGCCAACGCAGCGGCGCAGTCCGGCAGGCACCCATGCGCCCTGAATTCGGAGACAACATCATGAACATTCAAAAACTGCTGAAGCTGCTCTACGTCCAGGTCCTGATCGGCCTGGTCCTGGGCATCACCGTTGGCCACTACTGGCCCGAGTTCGGCGCCGCCCTCAAGCCGCTCGGCGACGGCTTCGTCAAGCTGGTCAAGATGATGATCGCGCCGGTGGTGTTCTGCACCATCGTGAGCGGCATCACATCGCTCGGAGACTCCAAGGAGATCGGAAAGACCTTGCTCAAGGCGATGGGGCTCTTCTACGCCCTGACGGTTCTTGCGCTCGTCACCGGCCTGGTCACCGTCCTGCTGATACAGCCGGGCGCGGGCATGCATATCGATCCGAAGAACCTCGATGCGTCCGTCGCGACCCGCTTCGCGAATCAGGTGCACATCCACGGCTTCACGGACTTCGTCATGCACATCATCCCCAACGCCTTCGTCGGCGCATTCGCCGAGGGCGAGGTGTTGCCGGTACTGCTGCTGGCCGTGCTCTGCGGATTCGGCCTGACGAAGATCGGGACGGCGGCAAAGCCGGTGCTGGAGGGCATCGAAGGCTTTTCCCACATGCTCTTTGCCGCCTTCGGCATCATCATGCAGCTCGCACCGATCGGCGCATTCGGCGCAATGGCATTCACCGTAGGGCGCTACGGCATCAAGTCGATCGGATCGCTCGGGCTGCTGATCGGGACCTTCTATGTCGCCTGCATCTTCTTTGTCGTCGTGGTGCTCGGTGTGTTGTCGCGTCTGCACGGGTTCAAGCTGTGGCAGCTCATGCGATACATCAAGGAGGAGTTGCTCGTGGTGCTCGGCACCTCGTCGAGCGAACCGGTGCTCCCTCGTCTGCTGCTGAAGCTCGAAAGGCTGGGCTGCAAGAAGGGGGTTGTCGGGCTGGTGCTTCCGACCGGCTACTCGTTCAACCTCGACGGGACGGCCATCTATCTCACGCTGGCGTCCATGTTCATAGCCCAGGCCTGCGACATCCACCTGACGTGGCTCCAGATCGGCTCCATGCTGGGCGTCATGCTGCTCACGTCCAAGGGCGCAGCGGGAGTGACGGGCAGTGGCTTCGTCGCCCTGGTGGCCACGCTGACGGTCATGCCGGACCTGCCGGTGGCCGGCGTGGCGCTGATCGTCGGGATCGATCGCTTCATGTCCGAGGCACGGGCGCTTACCAGCACCATCAGCAACGCGGTGGCCTGCATCGTGGTCTCCATGTGGGAGAACGCATGCGACCGCGACGTATTGAAGCGGGAACTGGCGGCGAACTACGCCAACACGGAGCACGAGCTCGAAGAAGGTTCGGGAGACCTCCAATTGCCGCTCGGCCACGCGGGTACGGCACGCTGAGACGGGTGGATGTCACGGCGCCCGCTTTCCTTCGCTTCAACGCACAGCGCGGCGGCCTTCCGGTTTGCCGCGTTTTGCCTTCATCTCAGAGAAGAACGCATAAAGCTGCTGTGCCGCCGGCGACAGGGTTCGGCCCTTGCGCTGGATGAGGCCGATCTTGCGGGTGATCACCGGGTCGTAGAGCGGGACGCTGACAAGCAGCGGATGGTCCGCGTCCGGCATGGCGATCGAAGGCACCGCAGCCACACCGAGGCCGGCCTCCACGAGGCCGAGCATCGTCGTGACGTGCTGGGTTTCGTAGATGCTCTGCGGTCGCCCCGCCAGCCCTGAAAGGGCCTGGTCCAGCAGCAACCGGTTGCCCGACGCCTTGCTGACCGAGATGTAGTCGTACTGCGCCAGCTCCGCCCAACTCGCACGGCGCTTCTTCGCGAGCGGGTGGTCGCGTCTGCAAGCCGCGACGAAACGCTCCTCCAGCAGAGGCTTGAATTCGATGTCGGGCTCCTGGCCGCCCACGAAGTTGAGCCCGAAGTCGGCCTCGCCGCGTGCCACCGCGGAGAGCACTTCGTTGGCGCTGGCGTCGAAGACCTTGACCCTGATCTTCGGGTAGCGCTCGTGGTAGCGCGAGATCACCTGCGACAGGAAGTAGTAGACGGTCGAAGGAACGCAGGCGATGGTCACCTCGCCCATCCGCGTCGCGGCGACACCACGGATGCCCAACAGCGTGTGGTCGAGTTCGTCCAGGAGCTGCTGCACCTTCCGATCGAAGTCGCGCCCGACCGAAGTCAGGCTCACCCGGCGGGTCGTACGGTCTAGAAGCCGCACGCCGAGCGCTTCCTCCAGCTTCTCGATACGCCGGCTGAAGGCCGGCTGCGACACGTGCAGGGCCTCTGCCGCCTTGCGAAAGCTGTTGAGCTCGGCGACTGCCCGGAACGCCTGCAGGTCGTTGAGATTGAAGTTGATCGCCATCGCTTCGCTCCGCAGGCATTGACTGATCGACAGTGTGCATCAATCGATCCTAAACATGCAATTCACAACAAGCATGCAACCGAGGACCATAGGGCCAAGCTTCAAGGAAGCACCTGTTTGCCAACTCTTCAACGATCGGAGACATCAATGCCACTACATAGAGCACCCGTCCTGTGTG is drawn from Variovorax sp. PBS-H4 and contains these coding sequences:
- a CDS encoding CaiB/BaiF CoA transferase family protein, whose product is MQPLKGITVVTLEHAIAAPFATRQLADLGARVIKIERPGSGDFARGYDERVRGLASHFVWTNRSKESLTLDVKHPEAARVLERLVIEKADVVVQNLAPGAAARLGLGYDKLSGAKPGLIVCDISGYGDDARHPGPYRDKKAYDLLIQSEAGFVSVTGTPEEPCKAGPSIADIAAGMYAYSSILAALLQRGQTGKGQRIDISMLESLAEWTSYPLYYAFEGAAPPPRTGASHATIYPYGPFPAGDGTTVMLGLQNEREWVSFCDKVLEQPELAKDPRFTANFKRVAERAALRQIIVDAFQPLTGGQVVERLERAQIANAQVNTMKEVWAHPQLQARGRWTEVGTAMGPVPAMLPPGTWNTGPRMDPVPALGEHTDAILAELGYSAAEIAALHTSEAV
- the dctA gene encoding C4-dicarboxylate transporter DctA — protein: MNIQKLLKLLYVQVLIGLVLGITVGHYWPEFGAALKPLGDGFVKLVKMMIAPVVFCTIVSGITSLGDSKEIGKTLLKAMGLFYALTVLALVTGLVTVLLIQPGAGMHIDPKNLDASVATRFANQVHIHGFTDFVMHIIPNAFVGAFAEGEVLPVLLLAVLCGFGLTKIGTAAKPVLEGIEGFSHMLFAAFGIIMQLAPIGAFGAMAFTVGRYGIKSIGSLGLLIGTFYVACIFFVVVVLGVLSRLHGFKLWQLMRYIKEELLVVLGTSSSEPVLPRLLLKLERLGCKKGVVGLVLPTGYSFNLDGTAIYLTLASMFIAQACDIHLTWLQIGSMLGVMLLTSKGAAGVTGSGFVALVATLTVMPDLPVAGVALIVGIDRFMSEARALTSTISNAVACIVVSMWENACDRDVLKRELAANYANTEHELEEGSGDLQLPLGHAGTAR
- a CDS encoding LysR family transcriptional regulator translates to MAINFNLNDLQAFRAVAELNSFRKAAEALHVSQPAFSRRIEKLEEALGVRLLDRTTRRVSLTSVGRDFDRKVQQLLDELDHTLLGIRGVAATRMGEVTIACVPSTVYYFLSQVISRYHERYPKIRVKVFDASANEVLSAVARGEADFGLNFVGGQEPDIEFKPLLEERFVAACRRDHPLAKKRRASWAELAQYDYISVSKASGNRLLLDQALSGLAGRPQSIYETQHVTTMLGLVEAGLGVAAVPSIAMPDADHPLLVSVPLYDPVITRKIGLIQRKGRTLSPAAQQLYAFFSEMKAKRGKPEGRRAVR
- a CDS encoding HpcH/HpaI aldolase/citrate lyase family protein; the encoded protein is MAAEHLPFPRTYLFVPGTRPERFDKALASGADTIVLDLEDAVASDDKATARSTVAAWLAGAMPADLSRIVVRINDAHSSWFADDLAALADVRGVGVLLPKAESAGQIVEAQAALPEAAILALIESARGVAEVNRIAAAGARRLVFGTLDFALDLDMDISTDASGLDYAASRIAIASRVAGLPAPVAGVTPQLEDEARLLSDLADARRLGYGAKLCIHPRQVQPIHAALRPAAEALEWARRVLAADAASPGAARLDGRMVDRPVVLQAQRTLALARN
- a CDS encoding class-II fumarase/aspartase family protein gives rise to the protein MASTIIDSRIFGDMFSDARMRDVWSDENRTAKYLDIERALAKVQGELGIIPKEAADEIVRNCNLSQIDWARLKAKTEQIGYPIIAVVNQINANCRDKLGEYCHWGATTQDITDTAAVLQMREGLALVEQDLDEIGDALAALATKYRDTPVIGRSNLQQATPITFGYKMASILAGIDRHRQRLQQLKPRVLMGEFGGASGTLSSLEKGAMETQAGLMKELGLAQPLISWHTVRDTIAEVGAFLGLVGGSLGKIAMDVKLMMQTEVAEVYEPFAPGRGSSSTMPQKRNPISCLYIHANISVARQHAAALMDAMVADHERSTGPWEIEWVSLPEIFCLMSGALKQTRFILKGLEVDATRMRTNIDITNGLVMSEAVMMGLGPYIGREYAHDLVYDLCRQALAENRPLIEILAAHPEIRKHVTRAQLDAMCDPANHLGQAGVMVDRVLAARR